One genomic segment of Misgurnus anguillicaudatus chromosome 23, ASM2758022v2, whole genome shotgun sequence includes these proteins:
- the traf5 gene encoding TNF receptor-associated factor 5, giving the protein MAAEESQGAGFTRQISGSSRSWELESFLTNRTLCFVTRLEQQFICPSCSGIVLNPHQTGCGHIFCSQCIRTYIENGEISKCPLDNISIKPEETFQDNCCKRELLNLEVYCINAPDCTQRITLCYLQDHLNVCPYERLRCSNSGCTEVLLRMNLLGHQTNICSFRLESCEHCRQSYPVSKLLDHQMTSCPEVEIQCSNNCPQMIKRHKLQAHDDECPEVQTDCIYKNYGCTVRDKRGKVEVHENTEFSSHIRLVLESNTKLEKQVEQLQKDMLVQQGTLKDKSLTLSSLERDISLCDNTLATLQRSVEEQRLRICSVQCELRDLRGVLGSKVRDELPSLRTSLDSLRQQVAVTESLREHLGALEQTCQRHSRLLDIHVEQLQCNEQRFHQLESTSYDGKLIWKVRDYRRSKEAGTPVNSTPFYTSRSGYKLKIRAYLGGDSSGKSTHLSLYVTIMHGDFDSLLPWPFRQNITLTLLDQSGSRNHMSITFTPDPNSDSFCRPISDANVAAGFPRFISHADLETPRNAVYVRDDTLFIKAKVDTTGLEDL; this is encoded by the exons ATGGCAGCAGAAGAGAGCCAGGGTGCTGGATTCACCCGGCAGATCTCTGGATCCTCGAGGTCATGGGAACTGGAGTCATTTCTGACCAATCGTACGCTTTGCTTTGTGACAagattggagcaacagtttatTTGTCCGTCCTGCAGTGGCATTGTACTAAATCCACATCAGACGGGCTGTGGACACATCTTCTGTTCTCAGTGCATACGCACATACAT TGAAAATGGAGAAATTTCAAAATGTCCTTTAGACAACATTTCCATTAAACCTGAAGAG ACTTTTCAAGACAACTGCTGTAAAAGAGAACTGCTGAACTTAGAGGTTTACTGTATCAACGCTCCAGACTGCACACAGAGGATCACCTTATGTTATCTG CAGGATCATCTGAATGTTTGTCCATATGAGCGACTCAGATGCTCAAACTCAGGTTGCACAGAAGTTTTGTTACGTATGAACCTATTAGGACATCAGACGAACATCTGTTCCTTCAGATTGGAGTCCTGTGAACACTGCAGACAGTCTTATCCTGTATCCAAACTATTG GACCATCAGATGACCTCATGCCCAGAAGTTGAGATCCAGTGTTCCAACAACTGTCCACAGATGATCAAGAGACACAAG CTACAGGCGCACGATGATGAATGTCCTGAAGTCCAGACAGACTGCATTTATAAAAACTATGGCTGTACAGTCAGA GATAAAAGAGGAAAAGTGGAGGTTCATGAAAACACAGAGTTCAGCTCACACATTCGGCTTGTGCTGGAGAGTAACACCAAACTTGAGAAACAG GTGGAGCAGTTACAGAAGGACATGCTGGTCCAGCAGGGGACACTAAAGGACAAAAGTCTCACGCTCAGCAGTCTGGAGAGGGACATCAGTTTATGCGATAACACATTGGCTACCTTACAG AGGTCTGTTGAAGAGCAGAGATTACGTATCTGTAGTGTACAGTGCGAACTGCGGGACCTGCGAGGTGTTTTGGGCTCAAAGGTGCGTGATGAGCTCCCATCTCTCCGAACATCACTGGACTCACTCAGACAACAGGTGGCTGTCACCGAAAGCCTGAGGGAACACCTGG GTGCATTAGAGCAGACGTGTCAGCGTCACAGCCGTTTGTTGGACATTCATGTGGAACAGCTCCAGTGTAACGAGCAACGCTTTCACCAGCTTGAATCCACCTCCTATGATGGCAAACTCATTTGGAAGGTGCGCGACTACAGGCGGAGTAAAGAAGCCGGCACCCCCGTCAACTCGACCCCCTTCTACACCAGCCGTAGCGGCTATAAGCTTAAAATCAGGGCTTACCTCGGAGGAGACAGCTCAGGTAAAAGCACTCACCTGTCGCTCTATGTCACCATAATGCACGGAGACTTCGACTCGCTCTTACCGTGGCCTTTCCGTCAAAACATCACGTTGACGTTGCTGGATCAAAGCGGCTCGAGGAATCACATGAGCATTACTTTCACTCCCGATCCCaacagtgacagcttttgcCGGCCAATATCTGATGCCAACGTGGCCGCAGGGTTCCCACGGTTCATATCTCACGCTGACCTGGAAACCCCTCGAAATGCTGTTTATGTTAGAGATGACACACTGTTTATCAAAGCAAAGGTGGACACAACAGGGTTAGAAGACTTGTAG